ACAGGCACAAGAGTTTGTAATTGGCATCTACTGTTTGAGTGTAGGTTTGTAAAGGGAGTGTGGACTGAATTGTCCTTATGGATACTGGGCGAAGGACAAACTGAATTAACAttggaaaatgtattatttGGTTTTAAGAGGGGAAATAACAACACTGTAAACATTATCTGCTTAATAGTAAAGAGGAATATTTACGCTATGAGCAGAAAAGGAGTTAAACCTTAAAACTTTCACCAGATTAAAAGTGAGATAAAAAATACTACAGATTGTAAATATATTGCCTTTGCACACAGTGACAAAGCTAACATGTGTCTCTTGGAAATAAAAACTTGATAAAAAAGTTGGTTGCTTTTTGACATGTTAGGCCATTAATATTAAAATAGTTACCACTAAAAGAAGAACGTTCATTCCTCAATGCTCTTCATCTGAATAAACAATGGAATTCATGTTTGATATACTTATCTTCCTACTTCACCAAATATTCCTATAACAATGGTCAGTCAAGATCACTATAGCCCTGGTAAGGCAGTTTCATTGTTagaaatctgccagatttgccAATGGCCAGACAGATTTtagtccccaacctgctggccccagtgtctgactgaatatatcacaatgactttgtctgaagttgttgtttgtggcatgtgacacttgttcactgtttataaatttatgtttataatgtttttcattatataatgttaataatttcaatgtcaGTCATGACAAATgttaatctgaaatgtgtgtttaattttattctgtgggtcctgtgaattttcagtgggtgagacagacatctgaaacttacaggacccaatatCCTGTTACTTAGTAGAAAcaccattcgtgaacactgcattTTTTTCATCCTCATTAGtgaggtttgtttttgttggcgaTTGGAGACATAGACAAATAGAAATGTAGGCGATTAGTCAGACTAAACCGTACCATCAATGTCTGGCAGAATTTGCCAGTACGAGTTATCATGTTGCGATATCCGTggtatttttaaacattttttagcATTTGTCTCCTGGCAGTAACAAAGGACGCCAGGAGacatttgtttcttgtgcctATTTTGCCAACGTGTGAAACTTGTTTCAAAATACCACTGTTGTAACTGTGAGATAACTTGTTGTGGCAAATTTGACTAGTATTGAAACTTCAAGTATAGATATGAGAAGCAGTCAGTGTGTTAAACACTGTGCTCTTGACAGCTAAATAAGCTGAATGAATTCTATTTTCAGGTCATTTCTTGTCAGTCATCAACAGAGCATCACTGGAACCGGTGAAGAAATATTCCTTTCCTCAAACAGAGTCGCAGGAGTATGGATGGATATCAAAGTCACTGGTATGGTTGTTTTAGACTTTTAGTTTtaataattgtaaatatttggTTACAGGTACATGAAAGAAACTGCAAATACAAACACCATTCTTTTACACATATATAACTGTCTTGTCcaacttttgaaaatgaaactgaTTATAGGCTTGTTGCAGCACTTTTTATTTTGCTGATAGGACCAAAAATATCTGTTTTCTTCTcctttttaaaaatgtaatcaGGCAAATGAGTGATCCATGTAGGAGACAGAggttttcttgtttttcatgAAGTAAATAGTCTCATGCTTGTATGTTCCTTATATTGGTGGGGACATGGAGCAGCTGTTTCACTACAGTTGTAGATGTCAGACACATTGCACCACTTTGATCTGTTCTCTGACATGAAGGTGTCATGCTGTGATGTAACTGGGACTCACTTAGTCACTCACTCCGCTAAATGTTTCAGCCATGCATCACTGATGAGATCCTACATGCTGTAATACAAGCTACATTACCTACATGAAACTCAGCTCACTATATATCACACCATAATTTCCATTTTAGATTGAGAGAGACACTACAGACAAGAGGCTGTCTTTCCACAAGTGCAACACTGCCATCACCAAGTACAATGACAAGGCATGGGGCGAGAAGGAACAGAGAGAGAACATGAACTAGCTGTAACGCATGCAATTATAATTTATAGTTCACAATGTAGCTCCTTCcttttgtaaatatacacatattgTGTTCTAAACATTTATTAGTTCATTACCATGTTGCAAATTGATAAAATCAGATTTCTTTAAAGGAACTGGTAATTATAGTCTAGTAAAATCTTGGTAAGCAAGTTACTTGTGAATTAGGCTGCAGATAAGTACAAACTGCAAGTAATGACGATAGATTAAAAATTAATATACAGCAATTTGTTAGGTACCTCATTGTAGTTTATGTCCTGTGTTTTTGATCATGAATTGGTCTAATGCCAAAATGGTGTCAGTAAATATTCCTGATATTTTACATACCAGTATGTTATTTCGGGTAAATAGCCAGTATGTTGTGTCGCCACACTTGGTGTCAGCAGGGTTATAGTTTTAGATGTAATGTTAGCTCTGCATGTTCTCTGTGAGAGAACATCACACTTAGTGTACTATTTGATCGAGCTCTTTTTGAATCATAcacaatgtattttgtattcAGACAATCATTTGGGAAGtataaaatactaaatgttACAGGTTTTCAAGTTAAATCTGCAataatttttcattttcaaggcTCTCAAGAGCATGTTTCCTTGAATTACTTAGTTTTTTTGTCTTCACTTATGTAATGTAGATAGTATGATACGAGATGACTATTTCCTCTGAACAATGCCAACTGTATATATGGTTCAGGCAGCACTGGTCAGCTGTTACGTGTTTGTGTGTATACTGATGCTGTGTGAAAAGTCTTGATTGTATGTCTTGTGTGAATGTATATTTTAGTTCCCATTTTAAGGACTTTTGTCAAACtaaagaaatacattttatcAGACTTGGTGCTGTTGTTGTCTTTCTGTTGATCATTTCAACTTGCAGCTTAGGTTGTACAGACAGCACTCCTCTGAAATCTTGACCAGCACTGCGGTGTAGTGGTTAGTGCATCCGTCCGGAGAGTGTGCTGTCGCGGGTTCGATCCATGGTCATATCAcaccaaaagacattaaaatatggtacttattCTATCCTGCCTGGTGCTAGGCATTTAATGggtaaaacaaggactggtcggcttggagtcagtataatgtgtctgagtggagtATTCATGCataactgcagcatggtatctcagtgagcttgcTCTATAAACTTAGCTTGGCTGAACTGATACAGCCACACGTACACATGTATGCATGTCATATGAtcaaatattcttaagtacaaCATTAAACCCagtttcacctcacctcacttctGAAATGTTGGTGATACTTGAGGGTTCCTTGTGCTGAACTTTAGAAATATTGCGGTGGTGTTTCTCTAGAGCAATTTCATACTTGATTTTGAAAGAGTATCACAAAAGAGTGAACATGGTTTAATGCCACAGTCTGCAACATACCATCAGGATCATAGTGACCTGTAAACAGGATGGTACTCCTTTGAGTATCAATTTAGTAACAATCTAGACAAACTTTGCAGATAACTTCATTTATTTCATTAGTGCGACATTTTTATACAGATTGTAGTgctgttgtcaagcaggaaatATTTCCTGCCTGCAACAGTTCAACAACTGtgttaaaactcactcacaagacAAAAGTAATTGTTACCTAAAATGTTTGTCCATAAAGATGGTTCTTATTGTCACTGTGCCAGCTACTAATGGGAAAAAAAATGATTGGACAGTCAGTAATATGTCTGATGTCCATGATAAACTGTGACATGGTATTGGAGTgggtaaacaaacaaacaaacaatgtaagacagGTGGGCTATTCCAGTAGCAACACACTAAATGCATTCACATTGCTAAATAAATGCAATTATCATGATCTTAACCTAATTTCATCTTGCACCATGTGGAGTCTTGTTTTACCCACACTGTTCCTTACTCATATAATCCTTTGAAATTTAAGTTACCTTGTAAAAGTACACTGATAGCTCCCATCATGACTTTTTACTGATACTAGTGTAGGTTCACATGTAGTCCATCACATATAGTCTAGCATTTGactgtatgtttgtgtgagtATTGATATAAGGACAAGTCTACATACCCTGGTTTAAATTCATTCCATACACTACATTCTGTGCCAGAACCTTTCAGTTCTTCTTATCCaaactttaaaaataaaaaattattttaAGTAGATTTTAGTCTTGGTTTGAGCAGTAGTACAGGGCTGATGCCACAGCATTAAGTACTTCAGCATGAACTAAGTGTTTGCCACAAATATGTCAATGTCCCCTGTAGCTaaagaacaatgaaatattgataacactGACCTTGAaactaaggtcaaggtcacaaaaactgactggcatctgtgtaatcccccaatgtacactgtcaccaaatttgaagatattgggtaTCATGGTTCACAAGATATCGCGTTAACAAGAATCTGAAACGTGGCCAAAGTGTcttggtgaccttgaaataAGGTCATGGCCACCAAAACTGACTGATGACTGCATAATCCCCCAGtat
Above is a genomic segment from Haliotis asinina isolate JCU_RB_2024 chromosome 7, JCU_Hal_asi_v2, whole genome shotgun sequence containing:
- the LOC137290868 gene encoding cilia- and flagella-associated protein 144-like — its product is MAAAGKGAVKEPQNVVHQNAILCETIRKEQRHQKIYTSYSVNPYKKIHVITGKPNSKHDTEEGEEDSHFLSVINRASLEPVKKYSFPQTESQEYGWISKSLIERDTTDKRLSFHKCNTAITKYNDKAWGEKEQRENMN